From a region of the Geothrix sp. 21YS21S-2 genome:
- a CDS encoding response regulator, which translates to MPKILLVEDNEMNRDSLSRLLARRGYEIIFAEDGEEAVAVTRAAQPDLVLMDISLPRLDGYEATRLLRTFEATRDIPIIALTAHAMTSDREKAMAAGCTDFESKPVEFTRLLGKIQAYLS; encoded by the coding sequence ATGCCGAAGATCCTGCTCGTGGAAGACAACGAGATGAACCGGGACTCCCTTTCCCGGCTCCTGGCGCGCCGGGGCTACGAGATCATCTTCGCCGAGGACGGCGAGGAGGCCGTGGCCGTGACCCGGGCCGCCCAGCCCGACCTGGTCCTCATGGACATCAGCCTGCCCAGGCTGGACGGCTACGAGGCCACGCGGCTCCTGCGCACCTTCGAAGCCACGCGGGACATTCCCATCATCGCCCTCACCGCCCACGCCATGACCAGCGACCGGGAAAAGGCCATGGCCGCGGGCTGCACCGATTTCGAGAGCAAGCCCGTGGAGTTCACGCGCCTGCTGGGGAAGATCCAGGCCTACCTGTCCTGA
- a CDS encoding histidine phosphatase family protein, protein MRIILARHGETQWNVEGRHQGQTFDIPLSERGREQALALGRRLGGLDIARAVASPLLRARQTAELALGDRPLTLDARLVELSHGAWEGRLTSEIQEAHPDLRRAWRETPHLVSPPGGEGFRDVEARAWPALCEACRGLGPEELAVLVTHDGVNRALLARILGLDLSRVWSFRQAPTCLNLLEGNDVDHLQVVRLNDAAHLHDLFGEVVHRKL, encoded by the coding sequence ATGCGCATCATCCTCGCCCGCCATGGCGAAACCCAGTGGAACGTCGAGGGCCGCCACCAGGGCCAGACCTTCGACATCCCCCTGTCCGAGCGGGGAAGGGAGCAGGCCCTGGCCCTGGGCCGGCGCCTGGGGGGCCTGGACATCGCCCGCGCCGTGGCCTCGCCCCTGCTGCGGGCGCGGCAGACGGCGGAGCTGGCCCTGGGCGACCGTCCGCTGACCCTGGACGCCCGTCTGGTCGAATTGTCCCACGGGGCGTGGGAGGGCCGCCTGACCTCCGAGATCCAGGAGGCCCACCCCGACCTGCGCCGGGCCTGGCGGGAGACCCCCCACCTGGTGAGTCCTCCCGGCGGGGAGGGCTTCCGGGACGTGGAGGCCCGGGCCTGGCCCGCCCTGTGCGAGGCCTGCCGGGGCCTGGGTCCGGAGGAGCTGGCGGTGCTGGTCACCCACGACGGCGTGAACCGCGCGCTGCTGGCCCGCATCCTGGGACTGGATCTCAGCCGGGTCTGGTCCTTCCGCCAGGCGCCGACCTGTCTTAACCTGCTTGAAGGAAACGATGTGGATCATCTCCAGGTGGTGCGGCTCAACGACGCGGCCCACCTCCATGACCTGTTCGGCGAAGTGGTCCACCGGAAGCTCTAG
- a CDS encoding response regulator: MISPPSPSRPAKTALLVEDEQSTLRFYLAGLKGLQEFTLLSATNGREALELLQEKAVDVVVTDLNMPVLDGYGLIAVLAQRYPSLPIIVITSVADPSLQNQALDLGALQVIPKPPKLSVLMEAIRTAASLTAPGLVRGVGIGSLLQLMNWERRTATFTVRGPDATGYLYVREGELIHAALGKDEGLVAAYQLLSWEGAQVEFVYTCRVEQTIDLPLTEVLINLALFRDMKTKKELPRNPFYDDSWNA; this comes from the coding sequence ATGATCTCCCCGCCCAGCCCATCCCGCCCCGCCAAGACCGCCCTTCTGGTGGAGGACGAGCAGTCCACCCTCCGGTTCTACCTGGCCGGGCTCAAGGGCCTGCAGGAGTTCACCCTCCTCTCGGCCACCAACGGCCGGGAGGCCCTGGAACTGCTCCAGGAGAAGGCCGTGGACGTGGTGGTCACCGACCTCAACATGCCCGTGCTGGACGGCTACGGCCTCATCGCCGTGCTGGCCCAGCGGTACCCGAGCCTGCCCATCATCGTCATCACCTCCGTGGCCGACCCCTCCCTGCAGAACCAGGCCCTGGACCTGGGGGCCCTGCAGGTCATCCCCAAGCCCCCCAAGCTCTCCGTGCTCATGGAGGCCATCCGCACCGCGGCGAGCCTCACCGCCCCCGGCCTGGTGCGGGGCGTGGGCATCGGCAGCCTCCTGCAGCTCATGAACTGGGAGCGCCGCACCGCCACCTTCACCGTGCGCGGCCCCGACGCCACGGGCTACCTCTACGTGCGGGAGGGCGAGCTGATCCACGCCGCCCTGGGCAAGGACGAGGGCCTGGTGGCCGCGTACCAGCTCCTGAGCTGGGAGGGCGCCCAGGTGGAGTTCGTCTACACCTGCCGGGTGGAGCAGACCATCGACCTGCCCCTGACGGAGGTGCTCATCAACCTGGCCCTCTTCCGGGACATGAAGACCAAGAAGGAACTGCCCCGCAACCCGTTCTACGACGACTCCTGGAACGCCTGA